The genomic DNA TAATAATTCAGCCAGTTGAAGCAATCGTGTTAGAGTTGAAAATGTCTCTGATCATCGGTGTGCTTCTATCGCTACCGCTTATAGCTTATTATGTGTACGATGCGCTGAAGAATAGATACGACATAGCGAGTCGGTTTGAGTTAAAGAAATCGTTCATCGTATTGGTAGCAGTCTCAGCCCTAATCCTGTTCTTTTTGGGCGCCACCTATTCTTACTTTATCATGCTCCCCTTCCTGCTAAGGTATCTGAACATACTTGCGATGAGTGTAGGAGCAACAAGCACTTGGTCTTTAGAGCTGTGGGTCCATTTCGCCATAATGATGACCGTGGTCTTTGGCTTGGCCTTTGAATTGCCCATAGTGCTCCCTCTGCTGGCGCGATTTGGTGTGGTCAACTATCAAACCCTTAGAGAGTATCGAAAACACGGAATAGTAATCGTGTTCATAGTAGCGGCGATCATAACGCCACCAGACGTGATTTCTCAGATGATGATCGCGGCTCCGATGCTTCTGTTCTATGAAGTTGGCTTGCTCATCACCAGAATTGCAATCAAATCCTAGAGGACAGAAATGAAAGTTGCTGTCGGAGGGACGTTTGAGCCCTTGCATGACGGGCATAAGGCGTTGCTCAAAAGGGCATACGAACTTGGCGATGTTTTCATCGGATTGACCTCTGATGAGTTGGCAAAGCATCGCTATAGAGAGGTATGCCCATATGAGGAAAGAAAGAGATGCATGAAGCGGTATATCCAAGGAGAGTTTAATTCGCAGGCAAATATCCAAAAATTAAACGAACCCTATGGACCGACCATAAGCGAGCATTTCGACTACATAGTCGTATCGCCAGAGACTTATCCTGTTGCAAGGGAGATCAATCGAATTAGAAAAGAGGAAGGTCTTCGACCGATTGAGATAGTCAAAATAAATTTTGTGTTGGCTCAAGATGGAAAGCCAATTTCCTCTACCAGAATCAAAAATGGCGAAATTGACGAACATGGCGTTTTATTAAGATAAGATGGGGTAGATAAAATTTACAACCACCGTTATTATTACTTGGAAAAGCTTTTTATCCAATTGATCATTACCCACTATAACCTAGGGGGCAGTAGGGTAGTCTGGTCCATCCTCGCGGCTTTGGGAGCCGTGGACGGCAGTTCGAATCTGCCCTGCCCCATCAGAGAGTGCACAACACGACATAATTGAATCCAAGAAACGATGACTTAGAGCAGTTTTTTATCATTACAAACAAGACAATAAAATGTCATTTTAGCATGGATATGTATAGTATAGGTAGACGCATATGATTAACGATGTTGCATATGAATATGCTCTCAAGATCGGTTTGGGCTTGGCACTTGGAATGTTCATAGGCCTAGAGCGCGAGTGGGCACATAAAGAGCCAGGAATCAGGACATTTGCATTGGTAAGTTTATGCGGCACCATATTCAGCTTTGTGAGCCCACAACTGGTGCTGATAGGCGCTTGTTTCGTCATCATTGCGTCCGTTCTTTTGTCCATACAGAGCTTGCTACAGGAGGAGGACATTCATTTGACGACCATTACATCGCTCATGCTGACATACGGCGCAGGTGTCTTAGTGGGAATGAATCGCTACAGCTCTGCAATAATCGTTGCTATCATCATTACTGCGATATTGACTCTTAAACAAGAGTTACATAATTTCGTGGGAGGTATCTCAAGCCAAGAGTTGAGAGGTGCAATCAAGTTTGGCAT from Methanocellales archaeon includes the following:
- the tatC gene encoding twin-arginine translocase subunit TatC, whose translation is MALEEFGVILAALRKKLMRIGIVIGIGTFGSFPFMSRLLNQIQKDLLPEGVKTVIIQPVEAIVLELKMSLIIGVLLSLPLIAYYVYDALKNRYDIASRFELKKSFIVLVAVSALILFFLGATYSYFIMLPFLLRYLNILAMSVGATSTWSLELWVHFAIMMTVVFGLAFELPIVLPLLARFGVVNYQTLREYRKHGIVIVFIVAAIITPPDVISQMMIAAPMLLFYEVGLLITRIAIKS
- a CDS encoding phosphopantetheine adenylyltransferase, with the translated sequence MKVAVGGTFEPLHDGHKALLKRAYELGDVFIGLTSDELAKHRYREVCPYEERKRCMKRYIQGEFNSQANIQKLNEPYGPTISEHFDYIVVSPETYPVAREINRIRKEEGLRPIEIVKINFVLAQDGKPISSTRIKNGEIDEHGVLLR